The DNA region TCGCCCCCGACCTCGCCCGACGCGACCTCGTCTACATCGGCGAGAGCGAAGACGACTATCGCGCCCAGCAATCGGTGCGCACCATGTTCAACGTCTCCCATCCGCATCGGCACTACGTGAAGACGGCGCTCGCTGTGCAGAACATGGGGTTCCTTCGGGGGCTCTCTCCGGCGTACATGCGCGTCACACCCGCGATCAACGACTGGGTGGCCGAGCTCGTGGCCGCCGACCCGACATTCGCGGATGCCGGCTTCCGAGTGCTCCGGGAGCGCGCGTCGATCGGCTACACGGGCGACGTGTACCACCGCACCGCACAGCCGTCCGCCCACCGCAAGATGCTGGCCGCCCTCTGGCGCGAGAGCCCTGTGCCGTTGGCAGCCGGGGCTGAGCGACTGGCGACTCTGGCGTCGCTCCTGCATCGCGACGGCGAGGGCGTCTCGGTGGTCACCACGCTCATCCGTGCTTCCGGTATCCCCGCGACCGCGTGGGTCCACCGGTTCCTTCGCGCGTATCTCCGGCCGATCGTGCACAGCCTGCTGGCCCACGATCTCGCGTTCATGCCGCACGGCGAGAACCTCATCCTCATCCTCGAGGGGAACGTGCCGACCGGTGTGTTCATGAAGGACATCGGTGAGGAAGTAGCACTACTGTCCGAGCGCACGCTGCCGGAGGAGGTGCGACGCATCGTCGCCCCCGTCGGCGACGAGGAGAAGGCGCTCGCCGTCTTCACCGACGTCTTCGATGGGGTGCTCCGGCACCTGGCGGGCATCCTCCACATCGACGGCACCCTGACTGAGGGGGGCTTCTGGCGCCTGGTCGGAGAGACGGTCGATGAGCATGCCGATGGGCATCCCGACCTCGAGTCACTCGTCGATCTGCGGGCCGATGCATTCGCCCATTCGTGCCTGAATCGTCTGCAACTGCGCAACACGCTGCGCATGGTGGACCTCGCGGACCAGTCCGCTTCCCTCATGTACGCCGGAACGCTCGACAATCCCATCGGTCGGGCGCGCAGCTCGTCGCCCATTCCGCTGTCGACCCAGGGAGGGTGAGCGGATGACCAGCGGTGGTTCGCGACGTCCTCGGCATCCCGCGCATCCGGGCGATGGATGTGCGGGACCGTGGATGTGCGGTCTCGTGGAGCGCGATCAGAGCAGGCTGGTGATCGCCGGGTCGCGGTCGGCGACATCCGCGGCGGTGGCGACGATCACCTGGCGGATCGCGGCGACGGCAACGGCCGGAGTGACGTCTGCACGGTGGGCGAGGCTCACCGTGCGGGTCATCATGGGGTGCGTCAGCCGCACCGAACGAAGAGCGGGGCGATCGAGCAGAACCATGGCCGGCACCACCGCGACGCCGACGCCGCGCTCGACGAAACGCAGCACCGCATCCATCTCGGCGCCCTCGAGCACATGGGTGGGTCGGAGTCCCTCGGCGCGGAAAGCCGCATCGGTGGTGGCTCGAAGCTCGTAGGTCTCGTCGAGGGCGATCAGGGGGAGGGTGGCGAGGTGGTGAAGCGTCATCGACGCCGAACTCGACACCGGTGGCTCGCTCGCGGCCGAGACGACGACCAGCTCCTCGGTGAGGAGCGGGGTCCGCGTCAGGCTGAATCCCGAGGGAGGAGGTCCTTCGGACTCGGTGATGAGGGCGATGTCGACGGCGCCGACCGCGAGCTCCTCGACGAGTCGGCGAGAGCCGCTCTCCGTCAGGTGCAGATCGATGCCGGGATGCGCGGAATGGAAAGCGCGGATGGCCTCGGCGACCAGGCTGATGCAGAGCGTCGGAGGGGCGCCCAGGCGCACGCGTCCACGGCGGAGTCCGGCCAGCTCGCCCATCTCGTCGCGGATGGCGTCGGCCTCGGCGAGCATGCGCTGCGCGCGGGGGAGGAGGGTCTCGCCGGCGGCTG from Microbacterium sp. SY138 includes:
- a CDS encoding IucA/IucC family protein, coding for MIAPAAHLTIDSLERAQRHLVAKALAEFSHERLIAPEPSGDGWRVGVPSTAVEYRFRAMRTELEHWIIEESSIRRLIDGTDAVLDAQQLILELQPTLGLSDELLPLYLEEIASTLAGSMFKIARGGPSARELAGADFQTIEAAMTEGHPGFVANNGRIGFGVSDHATFAPEAARSFRLVWVAARRSASHLALGADLTEETLLSGELSPTERDRFATRLRDLGEEPADFHLLPVHPWQWENRVTITFAPDLARRDLVYIGESEDDYRAQQSVRTMFNVSHPHRHYVKTALAVQNMGFLRGLSPAYMRVTPAINDWVAELVAADPTFADAGFRVLRERASIGYTGDVYHRTAQPSAHRKMLAALWRESPVPLAAGAERLATLASLLHRDGEGVSVVTTLIRASGIPATAWVHRFLRAYLRPIVHSLLAHDLAFMPHGENLILILEGNVPTGVFMKDIGEEVALLSERTLPEEVRRIVAPVGDEEKALAVFTDVFDGVLRHLAGILHIDGTLTEGGFWRLVGETVDEHADGHPDLESLVDLRADAFAHSCLNRLQLRNTLRMVDLADQSASLMYAGTLDNPIGRARSSSPIPLSTQGG
- a CDS encoding LysR family transcriptional regulator — its product is MVMNLEQLRGFVEVARLGHFTRASEHLHLAQPSLSRQISTLERELGAELFHRARGHIALTAAGETLLPRAQRMLAEADAIRDEMGELAGLRRGRVRLGAPPTLCISLVAEAIRAFHSAHPGIDLHLTESGSRRLVEELAVGAVDIALITESEGPPPSGFSLTRTPLLTEELVVVSAASEPPVSSSASMTLHHLATLPLIALDETYELRATTDAAFRAEGLRPTHVLEGAEMDAVLRFVERGVGVAVVPAMVLLDRPALRSVRLTHPMMTRTVSLAHRADVTPAVAVAAIRQVIVATAADVADRDPAITSLL